From the Toxoplasma gondii ME49 chromosome VIIa, whole genome shotgun sequence genome, one window contains:
- a CDS encoding hypothetical protein (encoded by transcript TGME49_282000~Predicted trans-membrane domain (TMHMM2.0):33-56:1658-1681), protein MWGNSRIAKSPSIVSRPRQARSDHQKLEVGWCALLGGRGCAFLSMISCLLVLCIAWLNCVPLPLQASAASSPTSPGTAVTPSLTEDYKDMRSDVLATEASISKDESKAKVQLNESRLPPSGTAPTPASFENERRHAGQDGFFQNGAYAPIQENLLVAAYATKETGSAHHGNVSLGTATEQPLSTRVERREKKDGDSFAKVDPTHNDNLFKDSQGDNGNPLIVVDKEFVCKYPQGGCDESPSDYWYMTSGALSACRQVVPLGRYRWLLVLDLGCAKRQLPHLRIPPAAARRSAFKMGDYGHGVKRTEAAQDGPGDRKTKRDDDEEQKHPWLAPQFSLFPETDCNHNGLIDVRCAVDCGWQPRREATHAPDDEGRDSQRADQASADATSTPPRKTLRCLFQYDKDGLWGMRQEHVQSCFVIDGGCKSPFEEHHRIFCTGWRGQGAGFDPRDPPLPLSNESVGLCMEEDCRYCDAFLHPQTGLVTRGCPNASWKEEGGAYGPACYGRIATASPSRDAARQGGGEDRRKPAQAKPATSEFQDVPAQLADVAVVGTKVEKRKATGGSQRPGSVGDSGTDEKLSVTVPQKNREGRSGSGEGGSTEVLTLSAVSDTEAGEKEREEESIGGSDPLQRLRARSLQGVPSLGNAAGSAAEEPTAKAAAATSEGICFSYSDSALPQLSIYSADEDCYGEWSEWSSCLPFHPVLQLNHRQRQRRDDSATESSTGNKSAPSSEMASMQHPHPDAPIDRNEHFPHASQASVGSFSVYPPSVTDDTSVPNFSNFSVSDAPSQMSSPMRRLSSASPSSEPSSFSSAVMVASETRRPENVSSSSLHRHGDPVAMSSLPGVPVPRAVDKWEVPSYVDGSPAASCYKTRIFQVFIQKHGRGRECIEREGSVHYVGCEESEGCIDALSAAGSQFQSFLNSILHKTETSSANQQTQQGYGGNTSKRKEVSEEDTTEASVASDDAFFAFWQAQEKRGHGNNTSRKDAGEPQGNSHQNGQHTTPPYSSLTDEEEEAGRLFTPGVCPGRWSSWSSCESDCYARRFFTLTSSVVPSQCFRAAAAMELTQCNSNPPLCGRGFFQTGDALSASSSDKETTRKTSQPTADDELETGEAGTDGRYGSASHHSEEDRGEKDSAVRWLQVRVRPDGTAEAFDQDGSRAPLLMVSPDYKGRCGIAVGNWSSCDGLCRRFRVLSVRRLQKHERGDEDDACPMQTPLTRERELCEEPTDYSPMSSYLLPHLQTIQRNSSVQSSPSEPRDTSKLRSCVDPLVVVADLNVSVLFNAPSDSASDGLFGNGDASEAASARSAKKPRRTGSLDDAVFHLSLVRTIARFLDLRPSDLIIEQLNPDYEQQFATSVPSSKATHGSAEKHASFSPRSGPQESPESAGWNATKGTVMQAHQKDVHGKQTRGAAGEVIHAPEAGMLTRGLPEDIRGSAEETDRKKLSAAREEPVESSSTRRLNGSENEEVTNSLAYRRQLGDLEQVAESAFQGADGGGEKAEVVRGKEQSLLFRLKILMPAFSQALQAAGLTEKDLKKRNTETALLSGGDDSRLGDTEEAANRKKRRAADIMDDIEAFQGRVFWLPGPQETRVEIVRVIDRTSSSRKGFGDPSLPVGSLNGLLASLGVLGVDGIRPGLDSEEVPQMVPVFYIDALFDPSPLVLYIVIFCMAVGAMLLFMAICACVLDRWRKQRRADHDAHVELSQRHGASQPPNKFDQAPPFARGLPLWPQPSLEGQNTEFSTRSFSRADGRYNASEGFVSNPKYSLPSKGGERLQEVTVSGIPDAYLSAGLEPTLMGKPTFQSAEQSGKQSVGKAFVFNVSKGNSSCPRENDSARAPGTIRVQEPMAQSRRSGDTQRTSGNVAGRPSDQNTGQDQQQNTSRISFLKRLRNLGGGSSREGSYHRFAAALQERGQSESQEGANGKSHSPEVKP, encoded by the exons GAGTCGAAAGCAAAGGTGCAGCTTAATGAATCGAGACTCCCTCCATCTGGCACAGCACCTACCCCTGCTTCCTTCGAaaacgaaaggagacacgctGGTCAAGACGGTTTCTTTCAAAATGGAGCGTATGCTCCTATTCAAGAAAACCTGCTGGTTGCTGCATATGcgacaaaagagacaggctCGGCTCATCACGGTAACGTGAGTCTCGGCACTGCAACGGAACAACCGCTCTCCACACGAGTggaaaggagggagaagaaagacggtgATTCGTTTGCAAAAGTTGATCCTACCCACAATGACAACTTATTCAAGGATTCTCAAGGCGATAATGGAAATCCGCTCATCGTAGTGGATAAGGAATTCGTGTGTAAGTACCCCCAAGGCGGGTGCGACGAATCACCGTCGGACTATTGGTACATGACAAG CGGAGCTCTGTCCGCTTGTCGACAAGTTGTCCCTTTAGGCCGATACCGGTGGCTGCTTGTCCTAGATTTGGGGTGCGCCAAGCGTCAGTTACCGCATCTTCGGATTCCCCCAGCCGCAGCCCGCCGCTCGGCTTTCAAAATGGGCGACTACGGACATGGTGTAAAAAGGACTGAGGCAGCACAAGACGGTCCGGGtgacagaaagacgaaacgagATGACGACGAGGAAC AAAAGCATCCCTGGCTCGCGCCACAGTTCTCCCTTTTCCCAGAAACGGACTGCAACCACAATGGGCTGATTGATGTTCGATGCGCAGTCGACTGTGGCTGGCAGCCGCGCAGGGAAGCAACACATGCTCCTGACGACGAAGGTCGAGACAGCCAACGCGCGGACCAGGCATCTGCAGACGCCACGAGCACTCCACCGCGAAAGACACTGAG ATGTCTCTTTCAGTACGACAAAGATGGCTTGTGGGGTATGCGGCAGGAGCACGTGCAATCGTGCTTTGTCATTG ATGGGGGCTGCAAGTCGCCCTTTGAGGAACATCATCGAATCTTTTGTACGGGATGGCGTGGACAGGGTGCCGGCTTTGACCCCCGAGATCCTCCACTCCCCCTAAGCA ATGAATCCGTTGGCCTTTGCATGGAAGAAGACTGTCGTTACTGCGACGCCTTCCTTCACCCTCAGACAGGCCTGGTGACTCGAGGGTGTCCAAACGCATcgtggaaggaagaaggcggggCATATGGTCCGGCGTGTTACGGGCGAATTGCTACAGCCTCCCCTTCTCGGGATGCGGCAAGGCAGGGCGGTGGGGAAGATAGGAGAAAGCCAGCACAGGCGAAACCTGCGACCAGTGAATTCCAAGACGTGCCTGCCCAGCTGGCTGATGTAGCTGTTGTGGGAACAAAGGtagaaaaacgaaaggcaACTGGGGGAAGCCAACGGCCTGGAAGTGTAGGAGACAGCgggacagacgagaagctgAGCGTGACTGTAccgcagaaaaacagagaaggaagaagcggctctggagaaggcggatCAACGGAGGTCTTGAcgctctccgctgtctcggatacagaggcgggagagaaggaacgagaggaagaatcAATCGGTGGCTCCGACCCTCTGCAAAGATTGCGAGCAAGGTCACTACAGGGTGTCCCTAGTTTGGGCAACGCCGCGGGGAGTGCAGCTGAAGAGCCGACAGCGAAGGCCGCAGCGGCAACAAGTGAAGGGATTTGTTTTTCCTACAGTGACTCGGCTCTACCCCAACTCAGCATTT ATTCGGCCGATGAGGACTGCTACGGAGAATGGAGCGAATGGTCGTCGTGCTTGCCCTTTCACCCAGTTCTTCAGTTGAACCACAGACAACGGCAAAGGCGTGACGATTCAGCGACCGAGAGTTCCACAGGAAACAAAAGCGCGCCGTCGAGCGAAATGGCGTCTATGCAGCACCCGCATCCAGATGCACCCATAGACCGAAACGAACACTTTCCTCATGCATCTCAAGCATCGGTTGGCTCCTTTTCTGTATATCCACCATCGGTAACAGACGACACAAGCGTCCCGAATTTCTCTAATTTCTCAGTTTCGGATGCGCCTTCCCAGATGTCCTCCCCTATGAGACGACTGAGttcggcgtctccttcgtcagaaccttcctccttttcgaGTGCCGTGATGGTGGCTTCAGAGACTCGAAGACCAGAGaatgtctcttcgtcttctctgcatcgTCATGGCGATCCCGTAGCGATGTCGTCACTCCCAGGTGTGCCAGTTCCCCGAGCAGTTGACAAATGGGAAGTGCCTTCGTATGTGGATGGATCGCCCGCAGCGAGTTGCTACAAGACCCGCATTTTTCAAGTGTTTATTCAGAAGCACGGTCGTGGCAGAGAATGCATCGAAAGGGAGGGGAGCGTCCACTACGTTGGATgtgaagagagcgaagggtGTATAGACGCGCTCAGTGCAGCAGGAAGTCAATTCCAGTCATTCCTCAATTCCATTCTGCacaaaacagagacgagctCCGCCAACCAGCAGACACAGCAAGGCTACGGGGGAAACACttcgaagaggaaagaagttTCAGAAGAGGACACAACGGAGGCGAGTGTTGCAAGCGacgacgccttcttcgccttctggcAAGCTCAGGAGAAACGTGGGCACGGGAACAATACGTCGAGAAAAGACGCTGGAGAGCCGCAAGGGAATTCACACCAAAATGGGCAACACACGACACCCCCTTACTCGTCTCTGactgacgaggaagaagaagcaggaaggcTCTTCACGCCAGGTGTTTGTCCAGGGCGATGGAGCTCCTGGAGCTCCTGTGAATCAGATTGCTATGCAAGAAG ATTCTTCACTCTGACTTCCTCCGTCGTTCCTTCTCAGTGTTTTAGAGCGGCGGCCGCTATGGAACTTACGCAGTGCAACAGTAACCCCCCTCTCTGCGGCCGGGGGTTTTTCCAGACGGGTGACGCACTCAGCGCGTCGTCTAGCGACAAAGAAACGACCCGAAAGACGTCGCAGCCTACTGCAGACGATGAATTGGAAACCGGGGAGGCAGGGACGGACGGAAGATACGGAAGTGCATCACACCACTCCGAAGAAGACCGAGGGGAAAAGGACTCCGCTGTGCGCTGGTTGCAAGTCCGTGTTCGACCTGACGGAACCGCGGAAGCTTTTGACCAAGATGGTAGTCGGGCGCCTTTACTGATGGTGTCCCCTGACTACAAGGGACGCTGTGGGATCGCAGTTGGGAACTGGAGTTCCTGCGACGGACTCTGTCGACG GTTCCGGGTCTTGTCTGTGCGTCGTCTACAGAAGCacgaacgaggagacgaggatgACGCGTGTCCCATGCAAACGCCGCTGACGCGGGAGCGCGAACTGTGTGAAGAGCCAACTGACTACTCTCCAATGTCATCGTATTTACTTCCTCATCTACAAACAATACAGAGAAATTCATCTGTGCAGAGCAGTCCCAGTGAACCACGAGACACCTCAAAGCTGCGGAGCTGCGTCGACCCTCTGGTAGTGGTGGCGGACCTGAATGTGTCTGTCCTTTTCAACGCTCCCAGTGATAGCGCCTCCGACGGCCTTTTTGGGAACGGCGATGCCTCTGAAGCCGCGTCGGCTCGCAGTGCGAAAAAACCAAGAAGAACGGGAAGCCTGGACGACGCCGTGTTTCATCTTAGCCTCGTTCGTACAATAGCCCGGTTTCTAGACCTCCGGCCGTCGGACCTTATCATTGAGCAGTTGAATCCAGACTACGAACAGCAATTTGCAACGAGTGTTCCTTCCTCAAAAGCAACGCACGGGAGTGCAGAGAAGCATGCAAGCTTTTCACCGCGTTCAGGCCCTCAAGAGTCACCAGAGTCTGCAGGCTGGAATGCCACCAAAGGTACTGTCATGCAAGCGCACCAGAAAGACGTTCACGGAAAGCAAACCCGAGGTGCAGCGGGTGAGGTCATTCATGCTCCCGAAGCTGGCATGTTAACGAGAGGACTTCCGGAAGACATTCGAGGCTCAGCAGAGGAaaccgacagaaaaaaatTGTCAGCAGCAAGGGAAGAGCCAGTAGAGAGCTCATCAACGAGAAGGCTGAACGGGTCAGAAAATGAAGAAGTCACGAACTCTCTCGCTTACCGCAGGCAGCTTGGTGATTTAGAACAGGTGGCGGAATCTGCCTTCCAAGGAGCAGATGGCGGAGGTGAGAAGGCAGAAGTTGTGCGTGGTAAGGAACAgagtcttctctttcgactGAAAATCCTGATGCCGGCATTCTCACAGGCTTTGCAGGCTGCGGGACTAACGGAGAAGGAcctgaaaaagagaaacacagagactgCACTCTTGTCTGGAGGCGATGATTCTAGACTAGGAGACACGGAAGAAGCAGccaacagaaagaaaagaagagctgCTGACATCATGGACGACATAGAGGCATTTCAGGGAAGAGTGTTCTG GCTTCCTGGTCCGCAGGAAACTCGCGTAGAGATCGTGCGCGTTATTGACAGAACAAGCAGTTCTCGAAAGGGATTTGGTGATCCGTCCCTGCCAGTCGGGTCCCTGAATGGCTTGCTCGCCTCTCTGGGAGTCCTCGGGGTCGACGGCATTCGGCCGGGTCTGGATTCAGAGGAAGTTCCTCAGATGGTGCCCGTGTTCTACATTGACGCCTTGTTTGACCCAAGTCCGCTAGTGCTCTACATTGTGATTTTCTGTATGGCAGTCGGCGCAATGCTGCTCTTCATGGCTATCTGTGCTTGTGTGCTCGATCGGTGGAGAAAGCAACGACGCGCTGACCACGATGCTCACGTGGAGCTGTCGCAACGACACGGGGCTTCCCAACCTCCAAACAAATTTGATCAGGCGCCGCCTTTCGCACGGGGCCTGCCTCTCTGGCCTCAGCCGTCTTTGGAAGGCCAGAACACAGAGTTTTCAACGCGTTCTTTTTCGAGGGCGGATGGGAGATATAACGCAAGCGAAGGGTTTGTATCGAACCCCAAGTACAGTTTGCCTAGCAAGGGGGGGGAGCGGCTGCAGGAGGTGACTGTGTCGGGGATTCCCGACGCGTACCTCTCTGCAGGTCTGGAACCAACATTGATGGGGAAACCTACGTTCCAGAGTGCAGAACAAAGCGGCAAACAATCTGTAGGAAAAGCCTTTGTGTTTAATGTCAGTAAAGGAAATAGTTCGTGTCCTCGGGAAAACGACTCAGCCCGCGCCCCTGGTACCATCCGAGTGCAAGAGCCGATGGCGCAGAGCAGAAGATCGGGAGATACGCAAAGAACTTCAGGAAATGTGGCTGGAAGACCCTCGGACCAGAACACAGGCCAAGACCAGCAACAAAACACTTCACGAATTTCTTTCCTCAAACGGTTAAGAAACCTGGGAGGAGGATCGAGCAGGGAAGGATCTTACCACAGATTTGCCGCCGCATTGCAAGAAAGAGGACAAAGCGAGAGTCAGGAAGGAGCTAACGGAAAGTCTCACAGTCCGGAGGTGAAACCGTAA